gagctgctcaTGCCCCCCCCAAGCTGCAACTGACCTCTCACCCCATCCGTGTCCCCCCCCAGGCTGTTGAACGAGAGTGAGAAACGTCCCTTCGTGGAGGAGGCCGAGCGGCTGCGGGTGCAGCACAAGAAGGACCATCCCGACTACAAGTATCAGCCGCGGCGGAGAAAGTCGGTGAAGAATGGGCAGTCGGAGCAGGAGGAAGGCTCCGAGCAAACCCACATCTCCCCCAACGCCATCTTCAAGGCGCTGCAGGCGGACTCCCCGCAGTCGTCCTCCAGCATCAGCGAGGTGCACTCCCCCGGGGAGCACTCGGGTAGGTGTTCagggggtgctgtggggcaggggcgTAAGTCGTGGCTACCTAAGGAGGGTCGCATCCCAAACCAGGGGAAATTGGGATGAGGTAAGAGGCGGTGGGGAAGGCGAGAGACCCAGAAACATGGTGAGAAGGGGATGGCTGCACCGCGggaggggcagagctgcccacaAGCCTTGCCTGCAGCACGGGCACACCAATGCTCACCCCTGTGTGCCAGCCCCTACAGCCACCTCCACCCCCTCTGTCCATGAGAAATGCAAACCCgtatttaacaggaaaaaaaaaatggaacaggaGACAGCCCCACTTTTGCAGCTGAGGTCTGAAGGTTGGATTATTTAACCCCACGCGATACATCGGTGCTGATGGGGCTCGTATCTGTGCTCCTCGCACCTGAGGATGTTTGTGTTACCCTACACAACCGCTTTCCAAAGCAAATGCACTGTTATCCAGCCGGGTTAACTAACCACAGACCGTGGGTTAACTATTAATGGTCTTACCGTGTCCGGCAGCACCCCCCACCTCAGGGAGCTGTGGGCACAGGGGTGCCCAGCCACAACACCCCCTTCATGCCCGtgccctttccttcctcccacagGGCAATCGCAGGgcccccccacgccccccaccacccccaagaCAGACGCGCAGCCGGGCAAGCAGGACCTGAAGCGGGAGGGTCGCCCTCTGCAAGAAGGTGGCCGGCAGCCGCCCCACATCGACTTCCGAGATGTGGACATCGGCGAACTCAGCAGCGACGTCATCTCCAACATCGAGACCTTTGACGTCAATGAGTTTGACCAATACCTACCCCCCAACGGCCACCCGGGGGTCCCGGCCACCCACGGGCAGCCTGGCCAGGTCACCTACACGGGCAGCTACGGCATCAGCAGCACGTCGGGCTCGCCCGCTGGGGCTGGCCACGTCTGGATGTcgaagcagcagccacagccgccgcagcccccgccaCAGCCCCAGCCGCAGGCACAGCATGGGCTGCCGGCGCTGAGCGGCGAGCAGGGCCAGGCGCAGCAGAGGACGCACATCAAGAcggagcagctcagccccagccactACagcgagcagcagcagcactcccCGCAGCAGATCAACTACAGCTCCTTCAACCTCCAGCACTACAGCTCCTCCTACCCCACCATCACCCGCTCCCAGTACGACTACACCGACCACCAGAACTCCAGCTCCTACTACAGCCACGCCGCCggccagagcagcagcctctACTCCACCTTCACCTACATGAACCCCACGCAGCGCCCCATGTACACCCCCATTGCAGACACTTCTGGGGTCCCCTCCATTCCCCAGACCCACAGCCCACAGCACTGGGAACAGCCCGTCTACACACAGCTCACCAGACCCTAAAGCCATTaaacaaaaagtaagaaaaaaaagaagaaaaagaagtaattaaaaaaaaaaaaacaacaaaaaaaaaaaacaaaagaagcaagAAGAATGGAAAACTTCTGCagactttttccttctttgaaattaaaataataattaaaaaaatacgCTAAACTTCAAGCTAGCGGGGAGGAGAGAGCGCCTGGAGCCTTCTGCACTACAGCTACAGCATCCTCCAGGAAGCGGCCAGACCGCTCTAGAGAACCGGCAGAACTCGGTACAGACTTGCCAAGGACTGGACTTTAGCTTTGCTTCCCGGGCGCGGTGTGGAGATGAGATTTCTAACCAACCAGCTCAGCTGTCTTATTCTCTGGActtttgtaatgatttttttttagcagtaattaaaaaaaaaaaaagaaaaaaggggggggggggggcggggagaaaagagaaaactcgGAGTCCTCTGTGAGGAATATtctctattttaaatattttttagtatgTACTGTGTGATTCGTTACCAATTTGAGGGgatttatacatattttttagagaatttttttaaatgctcttaTTTTTCCATCAGCTAAAAAATGACACTTAGTGGAGCAGTCCTAGGTTTTCTTGCAGAGGTATTTTTGTATAGATAAGTgtctttttctctaaaaataaaaaaagcgAAACGGCGTGCTTTTAACTGGGAACAAAGCTCTGTGAAGTGGCCGGCGTCAGGCTTGGCGATGGTCAGCTCTGCAAGCTGAGATTGTGTGGGGATGAGTGTGGGAgaggctttatttttctaactcatagcaaaaccagccaggaggagatttttaactttattttttaaaaccttgagCCTTAAGAAAAaggtggtggttgttgttttttttacaaaaaaaaataaataaacccacacacaaacaaacccccacaCGCAGCAGAAAGTGCTGTCCCGAAGCCTTAAAGCAGCCCTGCGATAATCACttgtccccagctctgcccgtccctgggctggggggggctgagCTCGACCCCCTCCgtgcagcccccccccggccccaggcCTGATGCAAAACCCATCCAGGGGCTCCTCTCTGCTTGCGGAACATCACAGatactttaaattatttattttgtgagaAGAGCAGTTTTAAatcacaattttctttttcattttgtttttgttttgtttgttttttttaacctcccTTCTATTTTAAGTCCTTTCAAAAGCAATTGCATTTGTCGGAGCATTATTTGGAAGGTAACCGTGCCTGTTAAATTATGGTCTAAACTGTAACCAGTCCTTTATTTAtctctttaattcttttttattattattattattctttttggAATCTGTGTCCTGGGTTTGTACAAACTTGtgcccttccttttttttcttttgtcttaaggataaactggaaaaaaaaataatttgtacaaACTAAAGATTGCAAATGTAGCGTATCACTGAATCATTTGCCTTGTTTTCTGCCTCAGCTCTCTGGGACACATGAGCTCGTGCAAGGACGAGACCCATCGCCCCGGCTGTGCCACGGGGGCGGCCCCGTTTTAGCCTTCCACCCCCAAACTGGCATGACGTGGGGACACTGACATTGGTGAAGCTGTGGCTGAACAGTTAAggattgctttttaaaaaagacagcgaactttttttatttaaaaaaatgatatatttgttaacattttttttttagggattcagtagaagaaagaaaaatcttaaagcACTCTTATAATATGGCATCCTTCTATTTCTGTATAAAAGCGgatctttttaaagtatttctgtaaCTTAAAAGACCTGTCatttaaatcatattttgtctttaggtaagtttttgttttgtttgttttgtttgcaagaTCCTTCTCTTTGTGAAACTTaccttttgtttgttggttgtttttttttgtatattatTGTTTGCAATAAATATACATTGTATCAAAAGTTAAACAGACCACCTGTGTCTGATTTATTAACAGCCTTCGAGCAAAGCTGGGGATGAGCTGAAGCCCCAGGA
This genomic interval from Falco peregrinus isolate bFalPer1 chromosome 2, bFalPer1.pri, whole genome shotgun sequence contains the following:
- the SOX9 gene encoding transcription factor SOX-9, whose translation is MNLLDPFMKMTEEQDKCISDAPSPTMSDDSAGSPCPSGSGSDTENTRPQENTFPKGDPDLKKESDEDKFPVCIREAVSQVLKGYDWTLVPMPVRVNGSSKNKPHVKRPMNAFMVWAQAARRKLADQYPHLHNAELSKTLGKLWRLLNESEKRPFVEEAERLRVQHKKDHPDYKYQPRRRKSVKNGQSEQEEGSEQTHISPNAIFKALQADSPQSSSSISEVHSPGEHSGQSQGPPTPPTTPKTDAQPGKQDLKREGRPLQEGGRQPPHIDFRDVDIGELSSDVISNIETFDVNEFDQYLPPNGHPGVPATHGQPGQVTYTGSYGISSTSGSPAGAGHVWMSKQQPQPPQPPPQPQPQAQHGLPALSGEQGQAQQRTHIKTEQLSPSHYSEQQQHSPQQINYSSFNLQHYSSSYPTITRSQYDYTDHQNSSSYYSHAAGQSSSLYSTFTYMNPTQRPMYTPIADTSGVPSIPQTHSPQHWEQPVYTQLTRP